The Chitiniphilus purpureus sequence CCGCCTTTGCCGCGGCGATGGCGGCGCGCATCTCCGAGATCAGTTCGGCGTCACCATCATAGTCGCCGATGATCTCGCCGTTCGAGTTGTCGAGTTGCGCTACCGCCTTCTCCAGCGCCGCCAGCAGCTGGTCGCGCTGCTTTTGGATAGCCAGCTGATCGCGCAGCGAGGCGTTCTCTATGGCCTCGTCGATGCCGGAGCCGGTGTTGTAGTAGCGCTCCAGGTCTTCGGTGCTGATCCCCTCGCACGCATTCCAGCAAGCCACAATGCGGCAGGCGTACTGATCGCCGACATTCAGCGCAATGGTCGGGCCGTCGCCCTCGATGTCGATGTCGATGTCGGAGCATCCCTCCGCGCCGCGGAAAATCGCAGCCAAGCCTCCCACCTGCTGCGGGCTGGCCCACGCCGTGCCATGCCCACCCTGCGCTGGATAGGCGCCGTGGGCGTCGGGGGTCAGCGGCACGTGGCAGCCGTTGTCGAGGCGTGCGTAGCCCTCGCCGACGAGCACCACAGCGCGCCAGCGGGATTCGTGACCGTTGTGATATCTCGGCACCCACCACAGGCGGTCGCCGGGTTGCAATTCCTGGCTCATTTCTGGTCGTCCTCAATGATGGGATGGTCGTTGTCGATGAGGGCGCGGTAGGCATAGGCCACGCCGACCAGCCGCATCAGGATCTCGCCGATCACTGTGATCCCGCCCTGTGCCGCCACGTGGCGGACGGCCTCGTCGCACAGCGCCTGGATCTGCTCTGTCGTGTGGCTCATCAGCCGGGCTCCGGGTAGTGGATCTCGCACCACTGCGTGGGCGGGTAGGCGCGCACCAGGCGCACCCCGAGGGATTCGGCGTACTGACAGGTCCAGTAGGGCCGGGGAGCCAGCGCGAACCAGCGGCCGACGGAAACCAGCGTGCGCTCGACCAGCGTGCCGGCGGGCCATAGCAGCAGGATGGGGCGGTCTTTGGGGGCGGTTTCGATCGGCTGCCAGTTCATGCGGCGGTCTCCGAGAGGGGCCAGCGCTGCTCGCTCAGCAACTGATCGGCCAGCCGGTGCAGCACGGGGATGGTGCTGTCGTTGTGCAGCACTTGATCGATGTACTGGATCGGCACCGGCCATTCGGTCGCGTGCTGATCCAGGCCACCGGTACCGGCCCGGCGCACCTGCCACAGCAGCCCCTGGCGTTTGACGAAATGCACCTCGATCAACTGGTGCGGTACCGGGTTGAGGTGCACATCGGTGATCACGATGCGCCGGCCGGGCAGGGTGTCGATGCGATCCTGCAGGCGATCGACGAAATAGTGCGCGTCCTGCCAGCGGCGCCAGTCGCCCCAGCGTTGCATGATCCAGCGCGCGCTGCGCGGCTGGGCGGACCAGGGCTGGGTGCTGAGCGGCGCCACCTGGGCAGGTGCCGGGATATCGCCGGAGAGCATCAGGTAATCCACAAACGCCGGCTCTGGGCAGCGGCCCAGCGCGAGCAGCGCGTTGGGCTCCTCCTTGCGGCCGGGGGTGGTGAGCATGGACAGCGGCACGCCGAAGGCAGCAGCGATTTCGTCGCGCAGGGGGTCGGCGAACGCCAGCCGGACGAATCCGTGGTGCCGTACCAAGTGGTCGGCCACGGTATCTTTGCCGGCGCCTTTGGCACCAGTGAGTGCGATCAACTGCATGGACAATCTCCAGGCGTCACAGCCCCTGCCGGTGCGCGGCGCGCACGGCATGACAGGGGCAGGGTGGGTGGGGTTACTGCTGTGCTGGGGTTCGGTGTAATCGCTGTAGCGACTGCCGGCGCCGGGGGCTGGCTTCAAAAATCCACGCTGTAATCGCGATAGCCACAAATCGTGCAGACCCTTCCTTCGCCGGCGACAGGCCACCACTCAAACCTATGCGCGCACTGCGCCTGGATGTGGGCCACGGCT is a genomic window containing:
- a CDS encoding nucleoside/nucleotide kinase family protein, translating into MQLIALTGAKGAGKDTVADHLVRHHGFVRLAFADPLRDEIAAAFGVPLSMLTTPGRKEEPNALLALGRCPEPAFVDYLMLSGDIPAPAQVAPLSTQPWSAQPRSARWIMQRWGDWRRWQDAHYFVDRLQDRIDTLPGRRIVITDVHLNPVPHQLIEVHFVKRQGLLWQVRRAGTGGLDQHATEWPVPIQYIDQVLHNDSTIPVLHRLADQLLSEQRWPLSETAA